GATTTGGCCAAATCTGGATTGTTGGAGATCGTGCTTCGTTCCTTTGCTGATGAGTTGAAATAATGATGGTTGCAGAGTATGGGTGAACTTTCTGATCATACTAGTTTTCTACACAGCGTGGGTCTCCCCTTTTGAATTCGGTTTCAATATAGGGTATCATGGGCCTTTGGCCATCACAGACAACGTTGTCAATGGATTCTTCGCCATTGACATAGTTCTAACGTTCTTCGTGGCCTACCTCGACAAGACAACGTACCTCCTAGTCGATAATCATAAGCTGATTGCATTGCGATATGCTCAAACATGGCTCATCTTTGATGTGATCTCCACAATTCCCAGGCAGCTTGCTCAGAAAGTCTTGCCTGATTCGTATGACTATGTTAGTATACTTCGCCTCTGGCGTCTCAGACGAGCCAGTGCTATGTTTCAGAGGTGAAGAAATGTGCTGCACCGAGTTTTTTGAGACATGTTGCTTGCTTTACTGATGCATTGATTTATACTTTGGCGCAGATTGGAGAAAGACAGGAACTATAACTATTACTTTGTTCGAATTGCAAAGCTTACATGTGTGAGTGTTTAGGGGATTTAGGTTATGTATTTGTGGTGATTTCAGGATTTGGAATTCACATTTCAGAGCTATGCTTGCCCTTGTAGGTAGTTCTTTTTGAGATTCATTGTGCTGGTTGCTTCTTCTATCTCCTTGCTGATAGATATCCTGATCCAACGAAGACGTGGATTGGATCCGTGAGAGAAAATTTCAGACAAGAGCCTTTGTTTGAGCGATATGTAATATCGATGTACTGGTCGATCATCACTGCCACAACTGTTGGCTATGGTGATTATCATCCTGTGAACAAAGATGAGATGATCTTCACCATTTTCTATGTGTTTCTCAATCTTGGATTGAACTCATACATCATAGGAAACATGACCAACTTGATTGTTCAAGCAACATTCAGAACTAGGAAGTTTGTGAGTATGcatttgtttcaatttttttttttaatcttttgctTGTGGGCTTCAAGTGAAAAAGGATTCCTATGTTTCTAGAGAGAGACGGTTGGGGCGGCCTCAAGCTTTGCGAAGAGGAACGGACTGCCTAAACGCTTGCAGGATCAGATGATAGCTCACTTGAGTTTGAGGTATAGAACTGATTCAGAAGGACTGCAGCAGCAAGAAACTCTTGATGCTCTTCCGAAGGCGATTCGCTCAAGCATTTTGCATTTTCTATTTTACTCCCTTGTTGATAAGGTGTATTTGTTTAAAGGGGTGTCGAATGATCTGCTCTTTCAGCTGGTAATGATTAGGATTGATGGCCTCATTTcattttgaatttctttgagCTAGATTTTCATGTTCTTGATCTTGATAAGTCAATCTTGCAAAGGTCTCTGAGATGAAGGCTGAGTATTTTCCTCCTAGAGAAGATATAATATTGCACAATGAAGCACCTACAGATTTGTACATTTTGGTTACTGGTGCAGTGGTACAcacacattctctctctctctctctctctctctctctctctctctttctcctctgATGCTATTCCTTGGTGACAGGAGCTTATCACCCACAAAAATGGAGCGGAAGTGGTAAGTAAGTCTGTATTTGATGAGATTCTATCCTTATTTACGAGGTAGGaatgccaaaaaagaaaaagaagaaaaggttTATGATAAGGTTTGATGATGATTTATGTCTACAACATAAGGTGTTTGAAGAGCTCAAGAGAGGAGGTGTTTGTGGTGAAGTAGGCGTTCTCTGCTACAGGCCTCAAGTTTGCACTGTTCGTACAAAACGGTTGAGCCAGCTTCTCCGCTTGAGTCGTTCTTCACTTCTCAATATGCTTCAAGCTAACATAGGAGATGGGACTATAATCATGAACAATCTTGTTCAGGTTTGACATTTTGGTTCTGTGTTTAGCTTATCAGATGATACAATTCTTGCCGATTCTTAACTATCTGGTTTGTATTTCATCGAATGTAGCATCTGAAAGAACAAGATGATCCGGTGATGCAAGAGATCTTGGCTGACACAGAGCACATGCTAACTCAAGGTAGAGTGGATATGCCTCTCACCTTATGCTTCGCAGCAGCAAGGAAAGATGACCTACTGCTGCAGCGTATGCTCAAACGAGGCTTGGATCCGAATGAACTTGACAGAGACGGGCGCAATCCTTTGGTAAGCACAACCTAATAATACCGCTCGTTTTTTAACCATCATATGTATGTGATAGGCCTCATTTATTGTTGGTCTATGCAGCATCTTGCAGCATCAAATGGAAGCATAGAATGCGTGTTGCTTCTTTTAGATCATGGAGCAGATCCTAACATAAGAGGTATCTATGTTCTATACTAGGTCTAGATTGCTAGAAAAATGCACTATATACTAGGAAAAATAACTGTGTGTTCTACCTGCAGATTCTGAAGGAAAAGTACCTCTGTGGGATGCAATTTTGGGGAGGCATGAGGTTGTGATCAAAGCACTCGTTGACAATGGGGCTACATTAGCCTCCGGTGATATAGGCGAGTTTGCTTGCTATGCAGCGGAGCAAGACAACATAGAGCTACTGAAAGAAATCACCAAATTTGGAGGGGATGTGACGTCCCTCAGCAGTAGTGGCACCACAGCTCTGCACACTGCTGTGTCCCAGGATAAGCTTGAAGTCGTCAAGTTTCTGATCGAGCAGGGGGCGAACATAGACAAGCCAGACTCCCATGGATGGACATCACGCGCCTTAGCTCATCACCAAGGCCACAAAGAGATGATGGCCTTGTTTCAGACAATCCAACACCTCAAGAAAACCATGTCTCTACCTCCTCTTCACCCAGCGGAACCACCTTACCTTAAGAAACATTCCAGTGAATCCTCATTGCCTCGTCTCAAAGAAGAGGAGCAGAGCTCACCTTCGAATGTATCCTCGCACCTAAAATACAGCATCAATGACTTTCAGAAGTCTCTTGCAGGGATCATAACAAGTCAGGGTAggcctagtgatggtaagtttgGGAGAATCTCTACATTTATGTACACAACTTTGGAGATTTCACTCATATCTTTGTATCGTGCAGGAGGAATGATCCTTTCAACTCCTGCGCCTCCTGCTACGCCTCGCAAACCCATCAGAGTGTTTGTAAAGCGTGCAGGGAGTGGAGACGACGTGGAAGGTAGCGTCATGATTATGCCAGGATCTCTCCAAGAGCTCATGGAATGGGGCTATCAGAAGTTTGGCTTCTATCCTACAAGAATTCTTACAGAAGATGGAGCTGTGATTGAAGATTTGGCTGTAATAAGAGATGGTGATCATCTCTTTTTGTCTAGTTAAGCTAGATTTTCATGAAATAGAATAGCAATATTTTTGTAGCAGAAACGGCAAAATAATTTTGAgcaatcatcacaaaacatacTACTAATTGTTCTCTTCATTTTTGGCCTCGAGAAATCTATTTTGTTCTCATGAGATAAGCTTTTTTGATTAGTATGAAAGAGTTAAATATAAATCTCTTTCGATGATTTAAATGTGATGCAAAAATACCAAACCTTTTTGCGCATCTCAGTTATGATCATGAGAAGAATTTTCTTATGCTTCACCAAAATATCACAAGTGGGAAATTCAAACTGCACAACACTCTTCAGTTTAGAAATGATTATTcatgtagatatatatatatattgaatgaCTACTCACCTAAAAAGAATTAAGTCAGAATAAAATCATTTCTATTTTAAGAGAAATGATAGCATCTCAGTCTGTTACatcagttaaaaaaaaaaacaatgaatCAAATAACCAATATCCTTTAATAGAATTTCCTAACTTCATGAACAAGGAGAAAAATCATCAGTATAAAGGAGGAACACAGAAGCtgtctttcttctttcttttctttttccctcCATGATTCCATCTTCCTCTAGTTGAAGCAACACTGCAAGGCATATGCAGCTTTCTGCAGGACTAATCCCAGTCGAGAAAAGAATCCTCGTCTATCATCACCCGCGCTCTTCCACCCCAGCCTCATTATACTTGCACATACTATGCTACGACAGTGTAGATGATAGAAGAAGGAGGAATCCATGATTCCACGACAAAAATTAGACGTTCCGTGTCCAACTCTCCTCACCTCCTCGAAGATCCTTCGTGAAAAACCTGCAATAACACAATGCATCACACAATCATAACCAACTGATAtgttgtctctctctctctctctcactcacttttttcttattttttggcTGTCTGTTGTAAGTTATGAGTTTTACTGACCTCAGCATGCCGGTCGTTGAAGCTCAACGACCGGTGCCTTATCTCACCCCTATGCGTCAGCATCTCGTCTAACAGTTCAGCAGATGTTACATCAGGGGAGAATCCTTCATCATCGGTGTCAGTGAGTCCTTCATCCTGCTTTACCACAGCATAACTCATGCTCAGTGCCTTACAATGTGTTTCCAATAAGTTAAAAAAACATTGTTTCACACGTAGTACCTCGTGTGGCCTCCTAGAACTGAATGGGTGCCCCACGACTTCTTCATACTCAGCTGCATCCAGTTGCTGCAGATAGTAAGGTGGGAACATCTTGGGCAGGACGTGCTCCCTTATGCTTATCAGAAGGAAAAACGGCAGGGGGAAGAGTATTCCGGCAATAGGTATCCACGTGATCCCAAAGCAGACAAGGAGATATGCAAATTGGAAGAGTGTGAACAACGCGATGTATTTGAATGGCACCGACTCCAAAAATGAGACGTGGAACTCTTCAATGACTCTGCCAAAGAAAGAAGTTGCACTAGTTAGGTATTGAAAATCTTATACTACTTGCACAGATTCATTTTttcaccaaaaaaaaataaaaacttgtaTTGATTCATTTGAAGATGAGACTAGGCTCGGGGGCTTACTTGAAACGACGACGTGGAGGAAcaaacagcagcagcagcctctcCCAGAACTGGTTACCAGGAAGGCTCTCGATGGCCATGTAGGCGAAGTACCCCCACAAGACGGAGGTTGGTATCATCTTGATCACGGGCATGGCACACAGGGCGACCCCAACGAGCACAGATTGGAGCAAGTTGCTCAGCCTTTGCTCGTTGACTCGGATTGGCAAGTGG
The genomic region above belongs to Salvia miltiorrhiza cultivar Shanhuang (shh) chromosome 5, IMPLAD_Smil_shh, whole genome shotgun sequence and contains:
- the LOC131024902 gene encoding potassium channel AKT1-like, whose amino-acid sequence is MVQEKIRHSWEAKKGSMSRITEIESEIEKASRDDRSCHSVSSDILPALGVHSPRKPKLRSFIISSLDPRYRVWVNFLIILVFYTAWVSPFEFGFNIGYHGPLAITDNVVNGFFAIDIVLTFFVAYLDKTTYLLVDNHKLIALRYAQTWLIFDVISTIPRQLAQKVLPDSYDYVSILRLWRLRRASAMFQRLEKDRNYNYYFVRIAKLTCVVLFEIHCAGCFFYLLADRYPDPTKTWIGSVRENFRQEPLFERYVISMYWSIITATTVGYGDYHPVNKDEMIFTIFYVFLNLGLNSYIIGNMTNLIVQATFRTRKFRETVGAASSFAKRNGLPKRLQDQMIAHLSLRYRTDSEGLQQQETLDALPKAIRSSILHFLFYSLVDKVYLFKGVSNDLLFQLVSEMKAEYFPPREDIILHNEAPTDLYILVTGAVELITHKNGAEVVFEELKRGGVCGEVGVLCYRPQVCTVRTKRLSQLLRLSRSSLLNMLQANIGDGTIIMNNLVQHLKEQDDPVMQEILADTEHMLTQGRVDMPLTLCFAAARKDDLLLQRMLKRGLDPNELDRDGRNPLHLAASNGSIECVLLLLDHGADPNIRDSEGKVPLWDAILGRHEVVIKALVDNGATLASGDIGEFACYAAEQDNIELLKEITKFGGDVTSLSSSGTTALHTAVSQDKLEVVKFLIEQGANIDKPDSHGWTSRALAHHQGHKEMMALFQTIQHLKKTMSLPPLHPAEPPYLKKHSSESSLPRLKEEEQSSPSNVSSHLKYSINDFQKSLAGIITSQGRPSDGGMILSTPAPPATPRKPIRVFVKRAGSGDDVEGSVMIMPGSLQELMEWGYQKFGFYPTRILTEDGAVIEDLAVIRDGDHLFLSS